A window from Terriglobia bacterium encodes these proteins:
- a CDS encoding amino acid permease translates to MIGPEAPSEDLRRQLGLVDAAAIYVGIVLGSGIFVAPAAIAGIAPGAAAAAAFWLVGGGIAACGAFCYAECGARLPRTGGFYVFYREAFGAPLAFVGGWAAVLVTYPASIAAIALVLARYFGEVIPLRGMEVPVAASALVAAGALNALGVRVGAGAQRALTGVKLAALALLCAAALLAGTPAPPSPSPIGLGVRPAALLAALVVMLWTYDGWSDVTLVSGELKRPGRDLGRAVLLGTAVLAVLYVLVQLSVGALLDPAHASSSERVVAEAVEAGIGARAGRLVAVLVVVCTFGSINGTVLTASRLGFAMARDGRFPSWFGRVHPRFNTPARSVAGLVVAALLYVVSAGFGNLLAFFSFSVWIFYGLTAAALVVLRRRGVGEPVSWRAPLGPLPPAVVLVTSLGMTASLMYDDPTRSLAGLGLLLLGFPAYALWKRYGTGRL, encoded by the coding sequence ATGATCGGGCCCGAAGCGCCCTCCGAGGACCTGAGGCGCCAGCTCGGCCTCGTGGATGCGGCCGCCATCTACGTCGGAATCGTGCTGGGCTCGGGAATCTTCGTGGCCCCGGCGGCGATCGCCGGCATCGCTCCCGGCGCAGCGGCCGCCGCCGCGTTCTGGCTCGTCGGGGGGGGGATCGCGGCTTGCGGCGCGTTCTGCTACGCGGAGTGCGGGGCGCGGCTTCCCCGGACCGGCGGCTTCTACGTGTTCTACCGCGAGGCGTTCGGCGCGCCCCTCGCGTTCGTCGGTGGCTGGGCGGCGGTTCTCGTGACCTACCCCGCGTCGATCGCCGCGATCGCGCTGGTGCTCGCCCGATACTTCGGCGAGGTGATCCCGCTTCGGGGGATGGAAGTCCCGGTCGCCGCGTCCGCGCTCGTGGCGGCCGGCGCCCTCAACGCGCTGGGGGTCAGGGTGGGCGCCGGGGCCCAGCGGGCGCTCACCGGCGTCAAGCTCGCGGCGCTGGCGCTCCTCTGTGCCGCGGCGCTCCTGGCCGGGACCCCGGCACCGCCGTCCCCATCGCCCATCGGGCTCGGCGTCCGTCCCGCGGCGCTTCTCGCGGCCCTCGTGGTGATGTTGTGGACCTACGACGGCTGGTCCGACGTCACGCTGGTCTCGGGCGAGCTGAAACGGCCGGGTCGGGATCTGGGGCGGGCGGTGCTGCTCGGCACGGCGGTCCTCGCCGTGCTGTACGTCCTGGTCCAGCTGTCGGTGGGGGCGCTGCTGGATCCTGCGCACGCGTCGTCCTCGGAGCGGGTCGTCGCGGAGGCGGTCGAAGCCGGCATCGGGGCCCGGGCGGGGAGGCTCGTCGCCGTCCTGGTCGTCGTCTGCACCTTCGGCTCGATCAACGGGACGGTCCTGACCGCCTCCCGCCTCGGATTCGCCATGGCGCGGGACGGCCGATTCCCGTCGTGGTTCGGCCGGGTGCACCCTCGCTTCAACACCCCGGCGCGCTCGGTCGCGGGCCTCGTGGTCGCCGCGCTCCTGTACGTCGTCTCCGCGGGGTTCGGCAACCTCCTGGCGTTCTTCTCGTTCAGCGTCTGGATCTTCTATGGGCTGACTGCAGCCGCGCTGGTCGTGCTGCGGCGGCGCGGGGTGGGGGAGCCGGTCTCCTGGAGGGCGCCGCTCGGTCCCCTTCCTCCCGCCGTGGTGCTCGTGACGTCCTTAGGGATGACCGCGAGCCTCATGTACGACGACCCGACGCGCTCCCTCGCGGGCCTCGGGCTACTGCTCTTGGGGTTCCCCGCCTACGCGCTCTGGAAACGCTACGGGACGGGACGCCTCTAG
- a CDS encoding DUF4412 domain-containing protein, which yields MRPFRALVLGAVLAASLTVAAADTLFTISASTSGVGSEKQESKETVWMGPGKLRHDGDEATQIILAVEKKALFIDHQEKTYSVVPLPVDLAKRVPADQRPMLDQLIAGMKMDVKVTPTDERKKIRGWNVRKYAVALSTATGMKLNVTVWTTTDLKVDAAAFKALSRDVSSMFPGAAQMAAEMDKIEGISVLTETSMAGSAFKRSQELLSVEEKAPPTGTYDPPAGYREAPFDPLARMRQEQQHP from the coding sequence ATGAGGCCGTTCCGCGCTCTGGTCCTCGGGGCCGTCCTTGCCGCGTCGCTCACGGTGGCCGCCGCGGACACCCTGTTCACCATCTCGGCGTCCACGAGCGGCGTCGGCTCCGAAAAGCAGGAGTCGAAGGAGACGGTCTGGATGGGCCCTGGCAAGCTCCGCCACGACGGCGACGAAGCCACGCAGATCATCCTCGCCGTGGAGAAGAAAGCGCTCTTCATCGATCATCAGGAGAAGACCTACAGCGTGGTCCCCCTTCCGGTGGACCTCGCCAAGCGGGTGCCGGCGGACCAACGCCCGATGCTGGACCAGCTGATCGCCGGTATGAAGATGGACGTCAAGGTGACGCCCACCGACGAGCGGAAGAAGATCCGGGGCTGGAACGTCCGAAAGTACGCGGTGGCCCTGTCGACCGCGACGGGCATGAAGCTGAACGTCACGGTCTGGACGACCACGGACCTCAAGGTCGACGCCGCCGCGTTCAAGGCCTTGAGCCGGGACGTCAGCTCGATGTTCCCCGGCGCGGCCCAAATGGCCGCCGAGATGGACAAGATCGAGGGAATCTCGGTACTCACCGAGACGTCCATGGCCGGGTCGGCCTTCAAGCGGAGCCAGGAGCTGCTATCGGTCGAGGAGAAGGCCCCTCCGACCGGGACCTACGATCCGCCCGCCGGCTACCGCGAGGCCCCATTCGACCCGCTCGCGAGGATGCGGCAGGAGCAGCAGCACCCTTAA
- a CDS encoding tRNA (adenine(22)-N(1))-methyltransferase TrmK produces MRRGTARPAEDRLAALARMVPPGSAVADIGTDHGLLPRRLLESGRAIRCIATEPLAGRLAKVRGFPPGDPRHGALTLRVGDGLTVLAPADGVDVVVVAGLGGQAIVAILDHPIRRSLALRRLVLQPQTDPVVVRAWLVEHGFRHAEERLVLDRGRFYVLIAAEPGRERLSHPRLARADLLEAGPLLVRTRDPLVTLFWTRWLERHERILARARPGAARDEAVRQRDLALRVLEALREG; encoded by the coding sequence GTGAGGAGAGGCACCGCTCGCCCAGCCGAGGACCGCCTCGCCGCCCTGGCCCGGATGGTGCCGCCGGGGTCGGCGGTGGCGGACATCGGAACCGACCACGGCTTGCTCCCTCGGCGCTTGCTCGAGTCGGGCCGCGCCATCCGGTGCATCGCGACCGAGCCGCTCGCCGGCCGGCTGGCGAAGGTCCGCGGGTTCCCGCCGGGCGACCCGCGGCACGGCGCCCTGACGCTCAGGGTCGGTGACGGCCTCACCGTGCTCGCGCCCGCGGACGGCGTCGACGTGGTGGTCGTCGCGGGGCTCGGCGGGCAGGCGATCGTCGCGATCCTCGACCACCCGATCCGCCGGTCGCTCGCGCTGAGACGCCTCGTCCTCCAGCCGCAGACCGATCCGGTGGTGGTCCGGGCCTGGCTCGTCGAGCACGGCTTCCGCCACGCGGAGGAGCGGCTCGTCCTCGACCGCGGCCGCTTCTACGTGCTGATCGCCGCCGAGCCGGGAAGGGAGAGGCTCTCGCACCCCAGGCTCGCCCGCGCGGACCTCCTCGAGGCGGGCCCCCTCCTCGTCCGCACCCGGGACCCTCTCGTGACGTTGTTCTGGACGCGCTGGCTCGAGCGGCACGAGCGAATCCTCGCCCGGGCCCGCCCGGGCGCCGCCCGAGACGAGGCGGTCCGCCAGCGCGACCTGGCGCTCCGGGTGTTGGAAGCGCTACGGGAGGGTTGA
- a CDS encoding nitroreductase family protein, protein MDVMEAIRRRRSVREYRSDPIPADVLERVTEALRLAPSACNYQPWRFVLVTEPKLRAEVAAACHEQLFVAEAPVVVVGCALPETAYKRMGERWNSADVDVAVAIDHLTLAAVAEGLGTCWIGSYDEGALRRLLGVPEEAKIVALTPLGYPRHPSLLQAVKPGDRKPRSEVFSSDHW, encoded by the coding sequence ATGGACGTGATGGAAGCGATCCGGCGCCGACGAAGCGTTCGGGAGTACCGCAGCGACCCGATCCCGGCGGACGTCCTGGAGCGCGTGACCGAGGCGCTCAGGCTCGCCCCCTCGGCCTGCAATTACCAGCCTTGGCGGTTCGTCCTCGTGACGGAGCCCAAGCTCCGGGCGGAGGTCGCGGCGGCCTGCCACGAGCAGTTGTTCGTGGCGGAGGCCCCGGTGGTCGTCGTGGGTTGCGCTCTGCCGGAGACGGCCTACAAGCGCATGGGCGAGCGTTGGAACAGCGCCGACGTGGACGTCGCCGTCGCGATCGACCATCTCACGCTCGCCGCGGTCGCGGAGGGACTCGGGACCTGCTGGATCGGCTCGTACGACGAGGGCGCGCTGAGGCGCTTGCTCGGCGTACCCGAGGAGGCGAAGATCGTGGCGCTGACCCCGCTGGGCTACCCGCGGCACCCATCCCTGCTCCAGGCGGTGAAGCCCGGCGACAGGAAGCCCCGGAGCGAGGTGTTCTCCTCCGACCACTGGTGA
- a CDS encoding site-2 protease family protein codes for MGTGIDERKPKAARTRPGASSTGWAIEVGKAMGIPIRIHFTFLLLLIWFGVTATSRGESPLRAVLFLVLLFACVVLHELGHAAMAKRFGVRTREIVLYPIGGIARLENIPGGKAELLIALAGPAVNLVLAVALFVGMRALEVPLLAEPSRILSPGNLVQQLLAANVTLFVFNLAPAFPMDGGRVLRASLSMAFTEERATNIAGAVGQGVAILLGAVGIFISNWALLFIALFVFLGAAQEVSFHRRRAMVIGRTAREAMITRFETLAPQDSLARAAEHLLATHQQDFPVVDAWGRVAGVLSRARLMRGLAREGSGGAVLDAMEREFTAVSPDTDLEEVLRGLQNDPGTPVLVLDGERLLGMVTLENLAEFIEIARASRA; via the coding sequence ATGGGAACGGGGATCGACGAAAGGAAGCCGAAGGCCGCCCGCACGAGGCCCGGCGCGTCCAGCACCGGCTGGGCGATCGAGGTCGGGAAGGCCATGGGTATCCCGATCCGGATCCACTTCACGTTCCTCCTCCTCCTGATCTGGTTCGGCGTCACCGCGACGTCTCGCGGCGAGAGCCCCCTCAGAGCCGTGCTGTTCCTCGTCCTGCTGTTCGCGTGCGTCGTGCTCCACGAGCTCGGCCACGCCGCGATGGCGAAGCGCTTCGGCGTCCGGACGCGGGAGATCGTCCTCTACCCCATCGGGGGCATCGCGAGGCTCGAGAACATCCCCGGCGGAAAGGCGGAGCTGCTCATCGCCCTGGCGGGCCCCGCGGTGAACCTGGTGCTGGCGGTCGCCCTGTTCGTCGGGATGCGGGCCCTCGAGGTCCCGCTCCTGGCCGAGCCTTCGCGGATCCTCTCCCCCGGCAATCTGGTCCAGCAGCTCCTGGCCGCGAACGTCACCCTGTTCGTGTTCAACCTGGCTCCGGCGTTCCCCATGGACGGCGGGAGGGTGCTGCGCGCGTCCCTGTCCATGGCCTTCACCGAGGAGCGCGCGACGAACATCGCGGGGGCGGTCGGCCAGGGAGTCGCGATCCTCCTGGGCGCCGTGGGGATCTTCATCTCGAATTGGGCGCTCCTGTTCATCGCGCTGTTCGTCTTCCTCGGCGCGGCGCAGGAGGTGTCGTTCCATCGCCGTCGCGCCATGGTGATCGGGCGGACCGCGCGGGAGGCGATGATCACCCGGTTCGAGACCCTGGCGCCCCAGGACTCCCTGGCCCGCGCCGCGGAGCACCTCCTGGCCACGCACCAGCAGGACTTCCCCGTGGTGGACGCCTGGGGACGGGTCGCCGGCGTGCTGTCGCGGGCGCGCCTGATGCGCGGGCTCGCCCGGGAGGGAAGCGGCGGCGCGGTCCTGGACGCCATGGAGCGGGAATTCACCGCGGTCTCACCGGACACCGACCTCGAGGAGGTGCTCCGGGGCCTCCAGAACGACCCGGGCACCCCGGTGCTGGTGCTCGACGGAGAGCGCCTCCTCGGCATGGTCACCCTCGAGAACCTCGCGGAGTTCATCGAGATCGCCCGGGCGAGTCGAGCCTAG
- the speA gene encoding biosynthetic arginine decarboxylase, protein MNVPATDRFTVDDAVNLYGLDGWGNGYLAVGTDGHLLVTPSRDPSRAIDVVKVVEDLGRRGFKTPLLLRYPQLLEGQVHELANAFANAIREFSYPERYLPVFPIKVNQQRSVVEGLVASGWRYGLGLEVGSRPELLAAIGLPTSPEALLICNGFKDPDYLSSASLATRLGKQVVVVVEKPFEVDQILELAREEEVLPKIGFRIRLQSKGSGKWEKSSGFASKFGLTTLQLMRALDKLSQAGLSRSIALLHFHVGSQVTEIRRIKNAVREAARIYAKVRKAGADIAYLDVGGGLGIDYDGSKTSSDASVNYTVQEYANDVVFGIAEVCSEEHVPPPTITSESGRMLVGYHAMLVTDVRGIISGIEPDPPALTGREPQVVQDLAEVARKISVKNYREFYHDAIEYRDQMYQLFNLGMLGLEDRAKAETLFWETAGKAVRFSKSAKFVADEFVELEQRLHDKYICNFSVFQSLPDHWALDQLFPVIPVHRLNEPPTRRATLVDITCDSDGEVEKFVDLKDIKDALEVHDMNPGEPYYLAFLLVGAYQDTMGDMHNLFGRVHEAEVILDPMGSSLIRDTRRGEPASETLACFGYDEGELTETVAVALRERVNRGELGREDADGLLDDYRQRLTHYTYLD, encoded by the coding sequence ATGAACGTTCCGGCGACCGACCGGTTCACCGTCGACGATGCGGTCAACCTGTACGGCCTCGACGGCTGGGGGAACGGGTACCTCGCCGTCGGGACGGACGGCCACCTGCTGGTCACGCCCTCGCGGGATCCCAGCCGCGCGATCGATGTGGTGAAGGTGGTCGAGGACCTCGGCCGGCGCGGGTTCAAGACGCCGCTGCTCCTCCGGTACCCGCAGCTCCTCGAGGGGCAGGTCCACGAGCTGGCCAACGCTTTCGCCAACGCGATCCGCGAGTTCAGCTACCCCGAGCGGTACCTGCCCGTGTTCCCGATCAAGGTCAACCAGCAGCGTTCGGTGGTCGAGGGGCTGGTCGCCAGCGGCTGGAGGTACGGTCTCGGCCTCGAGGTCGGGAGCCGACCGGAGCTCCTCGCGGCGATCGGCCTGCCCACCTCGCCCGAGGCCCTCCTGATCTGCAACGGATTCAAGGACCCCGACTACCTCTCGTCGGCTTCGCTCGCCACCCGCCTCGGCAAGCAGGTCGTGGTGGTGGTGGAGAAGCCGTTCGAGGTGGACCAGATCCTCGAGCTGGCCCGGGAGGAGGAGGTCCTTCCGAAGATCGGGTTCAGGATCAGGCTTCAGTCGAAGGGGTCGGGGAAGTGGGAGAAGTCGTCGGGGTTCGCCTCGAAGTTCGGGCTGACGACGCTCCAGCTCATGCGCGCGCTGGACAAGCTCAGCCAGGCGGGGCTTTCCCGGAGCATCGCGCTCCTCCACTTCCACGTCGGAAGCCAGGTCACCGAGATCCGCCGGATCAAGAACGCGGTGAGGGAGGCCGCGAGGATCTACGCGAAGGTCAGGAAGGCGGGGGCGGACATCGCGTACCTGGACGTGGGGGGAGGGCTCGGGATCGACTACGACGGCTCGAAGACCTCCTCGGACGCCTCCGTGAACTACACGGTCCAGGAGTACGCCAACGACGTGGTGTTCGGCATCGCGGAGGTCTGCTCCGAGGAGCACGTGCCGCCGCCGACGATCACCAGCGAGTCGGGGCGGATGCTGGTGGGCTACCACGCCATGCTGGTGACCGACGTGCGCGGCATCATCTCGGGGATCGAGCCGGACCCGCCGGCGCTCACGGGGCGCGAGCCCCAGGTGGTGCAGGACCTGGCGGAGGTGGCTCGGAAGATCTCGGTGAAGAACTACCGCGAGTTCTACCACGACGCCATCGAGTACCGGGACCAGATGTACCAGCTGTTCAACCTGGGGATGCTGGGCCTCGAGGACCGCGCCAAGGCCGAGACGCTCTTCTGGGAGACCGCCGGCAAGGCGGTCCGGTTCTCGAAGAGCGCCAAGTTCGTCGCGGACGAGTTCGTCGAGCTGGAGCAGCGGCTCCACGACAAGTACATCTGCAACTTCTCCGTCTTCCAGTCGCTGCCGGACCACTGGGCCCTGGACCAGCTGTTCCCGGTGATCCCGGTCCACCGTTTGAACGAGCCGCCGACCCGCCGGGCGACCCTGGTGGACATCACCTGCGACTCCGACGGGGAAGTGGAGAAGTTCGTGGACCTCAAGGACATCAAGGACGCCCTCGAGGTCCACGACATGAACCCGGGGGAGCCGTACTACCTCGCGTTCCTGCTGGTGGGCGCCTACCAGGACACGATGGGTGACATGCACAACCTCTTCGGCCGGGTCCACGAGGCCGAGGTCATCCTCGACCCGATGGGCTCCTCGCTGATCCGTGACACCCGGCGCGGCGAGCCCGCCAGCGAGACGCTGGCCTGCTTCGGCTACGACGAGGGGGAGCTGACCGAGACCGTGGCCGTGGCGCTTCGCGAGCGGGTGAACCGCGGGGAGTTGGGCCGCGAGGACGCCGACGGCCTCCTGGACGACTACCGGCAGCGGCTCACGCACTACACGTATCTCGACTGA
- a CDS encoding class I SAM-dependent methyltransferase: MPETTIHPPFEKLLAILRCPRDRSPLSLISLSSLLERLPDVERRRVPEGTAGAFVSESSLTAYPIVGRIVDFLEQDSLRLSGGRNEVRPGTDPESASIQRSVKRWYDEFGWRRNENGTYHDTALFSQAAPTAHGFYELSSHLSMLGRLSGGGFLLDAASGALAHAESMAYSWFYECRVCVDISATALLEADAKLEGRGFCCMADIGHLPFRDGVFGAVVSAYTIQHIAESRQSRAVAELYRVLEPGGHLCIVSAVRRPWAHRALVLLLRAIRTVLNLLSTGRPAVVSRSRGASASSLPPHELYFHGRDRGWWRRVARGLTRAYSVEGLRLFRKSEFELLFGDSMRAATCVRALEALFPRITAGMCTILLVDMQKGPSKGSDVKP; this comes from the coding sequence ATGCCCGAGACAACGATTCACCCGCCGTTCGAGAAGCTACTGGCGATCCTCCGTTGCCCGCGGGACCGATCGCCGCTCTCGCTGATCAGCCTCTCCTCGCTGCTCGAACGCCTCCCGGATGTCGAGCGCCGGCGCGTGCCCGAGGGAACGGCGGGGGCGTTCGTCTCGGAGTCCTCGCTGACCGCGTACCCCATCGTGGGGAGGATCGTCGATTTCCTCGAACAGGATTCCCTGCGGCTGTCCGGAGGACGGAACGAGGTGCGTCCCGGCACCGATCCGGAGAGCGCTTCGATCCAGCGGAGCGTCAAGCGGTGGTACGACGAATTCGGTTGGCGCCGGAACGAGAACGGAACCTATCACGATACGGCGCTCTTCTCGCAGGCGGCGCCGACGGCGCACGGCTTCTATGAGCTGTCTTCGCACCTTTCCATGCTGGGCCGCCTGTCGGGAGGGGGATTTCTCCTCGATGCCGCGAGCGGGGCCCTCGCGCACGCCGAGAGCATGGCTTACTCGTGGTTCTACGAGTGCCGCGTGTGCGTCGACATTTCTGCCACCGCCCTGCTCGAAGCGGATGCCAAGCTGGAGGGGAGAGGGTTCTGCTGCATGGCGGACATCGGACACCTGCCGTTCCGCGACGGGGTCTTCGGAGCGGTGGTGTCCGCCTACACGATTCAGCACATCGCGGAGTCGAGGCAATCCCGCGCGGTGGCCGAACTGTACCGCGTGCTCGAGCCGGGCGGCCATCTCTGCATCGTTTCCGCCGTCCGGAGACCGTGGGCGCACCGCGCACTGGTGCTCCTGCTGCGGGCCATCCGAACCGTCTTGAACCTGCTGTCGACCGGTCGTCCCGCCGTCGTGTCGCGATCTCGAGGAGCGAGCGCATCCTCGCTGCCGCCGCACGAGCTGTATTTTCACGGCCGAGATCGCGGTTGGTGGCGGAGGGTGGCGCGGGGCCTGACGCGGGCGTATTCGGTCGAAGGCCTGCGATTGTTCCGAAAAAGCGAATTCGAGCTTCTCTTCGGAGATTCCATGCGCGCTGCCACCTGCGTGAGAGCACTCGAAGCTCTCTTTCCGAGGATCACCGCGGGCATGTGCACGATCCTGCTGGTGGACATGCAGAAGGGTCCATCGAAGGGCTCCGACGTCAAGCCATGA
- a CDS encoding dTDP-4-dehydrorhamnose 3,5-epimerase family protein, with product MKLSSEAEARYRVQDYSRPSGIGGVVLVDLRRFHDEAGSMTELARLEGGRVGGLEGFVAAQVNYSTLEPGGIKAFHVHRRQTDVWFVPPSDRVLLVLVDVREGSPTEGSRLRLTLGDGDSRLVRIPPGVAHGCRNIGGATARILYFTDVHFSAEPGATDEGRLPWDHFGAGLWESARD from the coding sequence ATGAAGCTCAGCTCCGAGGCGGAGGCGCGCTACCGGGTACAGGACTACTCGAGGCCGTCGGGGATCGGTGGGGTGGTGCTCGTCGATCTCAGGCGCTTTCACGACGAGGCGGGCTCGATGACCGAGCTGGCCCGGCTCGAGGGCGGGCGGGTGGGGGGGCTCGAAGGTTTCGTGGCGGCTCAGGTCAATTACAGCACGCTCGAGCCGGGTGGAATCAAGGCTTTCCACGTTCACCGACGGCAGACCGACGTCTGGTTCGTTCCTCCTTCGGACCGTGTCCTGCTCGTGCTCGTCGACGTCCGGGAGGGATCGCCCACCGAGGGGAGCCGCCTCCGGCTGACGCTCGGCGACGGCGACTCCAGGCTGGTCAGGATTCCGCCCGGCGTGGCCCACGGCTGCCGCAACATCGGCGGCGCGACGGCGCGGATCCTCTACTTCACGGACGTGCATTTCTCCGCCGAGCCGGGAGCGACCGACGAGGGGCGGCTCCCCTGGGACCACTTCGGGGCAGGCCTGTGGGAGTCGGCACGGGACTAG